The Spiroplasma endosymbiont of Atherix ibis nucleotide sequence TAGAGTTTATGAATTAGCAATTAAAGGAGTTCATAAAGGGTCTGTAGTTAAAGAAGTCTTAAATCATTTAGGATTAAATGAATCAAATACATCAACATTTGGATTTGGAGACAATTTTAATGATTTTGAATTAGCTACAAAAGTTGATGTTTTTGTAGCAATGGAAAATGGTTTACAAGAACTAAAAAATATAGCAGCATTTACAACCAAAACAAATGATGAAAATGGTGTTGTTGATTTTATTGAAAAATATATATTATAAAGGAGAAAGAAAAATGGCAGTAAAAGTTATTAATACAGTAGAAGAATTTGATGAAGAAATAGCAAAAGATGCAACAGTTGTTGATTTTTATGCTGAATGATGTGGTCCATGTAAAATGATGGCACCAATATTTGATTTAACTTCAGATGAAGAACAATCAATTAATTTTATTAAAGTTGATACAGATAAATTACCAGAAATAGCACAAAGATATAATATTATGTCTATTCCAACTTTAATTTTGTTTAAAAAAGGGAAAGTTTCTAAACAAAATAGTGGATTTATGTCAAAAGATATTTTAAAGCAGTTTATAAAATAAAAAATAGGAGAGTTAAACAAATTGATTAAATTAATAGCACTTGATGTTGATGGAACATTAGTTAAGAAAAAAAATAGAGTTTCAAAATCAAATATAGAAACAATTAATGAAGCAAGAAAAAAAGGAATAAAAATTTGTATTGCAACAGGAAGAAATATAACTAGAACACAAAGAGTTGCTAAATTAATTGGTATTGATTTAGCACAAGAATATTTAATAACCCTTAATGGTGGAGCAGTTTATAAGTATGATAAAAATGCTAATTTAACTTTAATAGAAGAACATTTATTTACTTTAGAGGATTTTAAGTTTATTTATAATAAAGCTAAAGAAAATAAGTTAAGTACTTTTAGTTATGCAAAAGATCCAAAAATTTCTTATGTCGTTAAAAAAAATCTATTTACCTATATTTTAAAAAAAGTTTCACATAGAAAACTTATAAAATATGATAGAGATACAATAAAAGATACTTCATATAAGATAATAGTTTATGGAAATTCAAAGGGTATTGCTAAATTAAAAGAAGAAATTAAAGATAAGGAATATGAAATGTTCTCTTGGAGCTATGTGCCACATTCTTCAAATATAGAAATAAACCCAAAAGGTGTTGATAAGTTGTATTCATTGCAAAAAGTTGCAAAAGCTTATGGAATAAAACCAGAAGAAATTATGTATTTTGGAGATGGAGATAATGATAAAAGATCTTTAAATTGAGTCGGTCAAGGTGTTGCAATGCGAAACTCAAAAAAGGATTTAAAAAATGTTGTTAAGAATATAACCAAATCAAATAAAAAACATGGAGTTGCTTATTGAATAAAAAAAGACATTTTAAATTAAAAACATTAGAATAAGTATAATAAATCAATCTATTAATGAATATATAATGTTATTTAAATTATGGTTATTAATAATAAATTTTATTTTTACGATAATAATTTATATGCTTATTATGGTATATAAGAGCTATAAACAGTTATATTTTGTTTTGATATCAAAGCTTTATTAAAATATTACTATAAAATAAAATAGTTTTAAAAAATATTTTGGAAGTAAAAAACTATATAATATTTTTTAATCTATTTAAGAAAATATCTAATATAATTAAAAGTAAGTTTAAATAAAAAAACAAGTTTTCTTTTATTTAAAAACTAAGCTATTTATTTTCAAAATATATGATTATAGATTATGAATTGCAGAAATTTTTAAATTTATTATCAATTTTAATACTAAACCTTATTTTTACTGCCAATGAATGAATTAAACTCAATGTTTTTAATTTGTTAGATTTGTTGTTATTTGATTTGTTGATAAAATAACGAATAAAGTTTTTTGGAAGAAATATTATTTTCTTTTATACTTTTATAATCTATTTTTATATATAATAATGTTATGCAAAAATAAGGGAGAGTTACTATGAATTTAAGAAAAGTAATAAATATTAATCAATATTTAATTTCAGAATGATTTAATGTAGTAATTACTCGTGTTGAATGGTTTGAAAAAGTTTTAGAGACTGAAATGCTCCTCCTGATTGCGTAATGAATTTTAATAAAATTACGCGTTAAAAATTTAATATTTTTTAAAGGAGAACATATTATGAACAACAATAATAATATTTTAGAGATTAGAAATCTTACTAAAAGTTATGATGGAAAAGTTGTTTTAAAAGGTGTTAGTTTTAATATTAAAGAAGGAGAATTTATAACTCTTTTAGGACCCTCAGGGTGTGGAAAAACAACTACTTTAAATATAATTGGAGGAAGAGAAAAACAAGACTCTGGTGAATTATTATTTGAAGGAAAAGATTTAGCACCCATTCCAAGTAATAAAAGACAAATTAACACAATCTTTCAAAACTATGC carries:
- the trxA gene encoding thioredoxin gives rise to the protein MAVKVINTVEEFDEEIAKDATVVDFYAEWCGPCKMMAPIFDLTSDEEQSINFIKVDTDKLPEIAQRYNIMSIPTLILFKKGKVSKQNSGFMSKDILKQFIK
- a CDS encoding HAD family hydrolase; translated protein: MIKLIALDVDGTLVKKKNRVSKSNIETINEARKKGIKICIATGRNITRTQRVAKLIGIDLAQEYLITLNGGAVYKYDKNANLTLIEEHLFTLEDFKFIYNKAKENKLSTFSYAKDPKISYVVKKNLFTYILKKVSHRKLIKYDRDTIKDTSYKIIVYGNSKGIAKLKEEIKDKEYEMFSWSYVPHSSNIEINPKGVDKLYSLQKVAKAYGIKPEEIMYFGDGDNDKRSLNWVGQGVAMRNSKKDLKNVVKNITKSNKKHGVAYWIKKDILN